Proteins found in one Amycolatopsis umgeniensis genomic segment:
- a CDS encoding acyl-CoA dehydrogenase family protein yields the protein MTTTENRIRSATEWLAVAKDVADRLAADAAERDRKNETPHQEVLLLKESGLVTLLGPVEHGGGGQSWETAYRVTREVARGDGSIGQVLGYHYLWAWAARLVATDEQVAAVEELYTRNNFVFGGAVNPRDSDLKITEDGDEIVYNGHKSFSTGSKVSDLTVLEGILEGTEDHIFAIVPSKQDGIVFHDDWDNIGQRLTESGSVTITDVRVPWASAAGYVDKKFHPLTYNTLNVPAIQLVFANFYLGITQGALETALAYTREHTRAWPYGGDNKASSSEEWYILDGYGDLQSKLWAAEALVDKAGAAISAVLHAPREELTPEARGDVAVLIAAAKQRVIDTGLEIGTKVFELTGARASATKFGLDRFWRNLRTHSLHDPVAYKRREVGAYALLNELPEPTWYT from the coding sequence ATGACCACGACCGAGAACCGGATCCGGTCCGCCACCGAATGGCTGGCCGTCGCGAAGGACGTCGCCGACCGGCTCGCGGCGGACGCGGCCGAACGCGACCGGAAGAACGAGACGCCCCATCAGGAAGTCCTGCTGCTCAAGGAATCCGGGCTGGTGACGCTGCTCGGCCCGGTCGAGCACGGAGGCGGCGGCCAGAGCTGGGAGACCGCCTATCGCGTGACCCGAGAGGTCGCGCGGGGTGATGGCTCGATCGGGCAAGTACTCGGCTATCACTATCTTTGGGCCTGGGCCGCGCGGCTGGTGGCGACGGACGAGCAGGTCGCCGCGGTCGAAGAACTGTATACGCGGAACAATTTCGTCTTCGGCGGCGCGGTCAATCCCCGCGATTCCGATCTGAAGATCACCGAGGACGGCGACGAGATCGTCTACAACGGACACAAATCGTTCTCCACCGGCAGCAAGGTCTCCGATCTGACCGTGCTCGAAGGCATCCTGGAAGGCACCGAGGACCACATCTTCGCCATCGTTCCGTCCAAACAGGACGGTATCGTCTTCCACGACGACTGGGACAACATCGGCCAGCGGCTCACCGAGTCGGGCAGCGTGACCATCACCGACGTGCGCGTCCCTTGGGCGAGCGCGGCGGGCTACGTCGACAAGAAGTTCCACCCGCTGACCTACAACACGCTCAACGTCCCGGCGATCCAGCTGGTGTTCGCCAACTTCTACCTCGGCATCACCCAAGGCGCGCTGGAAACCGCGCTGGCGTACACCCGCGAGCACACCCGCGCGTGGCCGTACGGCGGCGACAACAAGGCGTCTTCCAGCGAAGAGTGGTACATCCTCGACGGTTACGGCGATCTCCAGTCGAAGCTGTGGGCCGCCGAAGCGCTGGTGGACAAGGCAGGAGCGGCGATCTCGGCCGTCCTGCACGCGCCGCGCGAAGAGCTCACGCCGGAGGCGCGCGGCGACGTCGCGGTCCTCATCGCCGCCGCCAAGCAGCGCGTGATCGACACCGGACTCGAGATCGGCACGAAGGTCTTCGAGCTGACCGGCGCCCGCGCGAGCGCCACGAAGTTCGGCCTCGACCGCTTCTGGCGGAACCTGCGCACGCACTCACTGCACGACCCGGTGGCCTACAAACGCCGCGAGGTCGGTGCGTACGCGCTGCTGAACGAGCTGCCGGAACCCACCTGGTACACCTGA
- a CDS encoding ABC transporter ATP-binding protein, which yields MIRMLLRVLGPEYAPPVRRTVALMTTTAIVEGLSYALLVPLLRALLGGSPGDATPWLIAFGAAVAVFAILRYRADLSGFRVGTTLLRGMYHRLGDHLARLPIGWYSTSRVGEVSALAGPGVLRAMSVIAHLLAPFLSACATPVTVVFVISVFDWRLGLAALIAVPVVAAVQVWTGRSTAAADEEGTERGHEATGRVIEYLQAQPVLRAGGRTADRFKLLDDSLRDLQKANHRSTLSALPGVVGLTFTVQAMFTVLLILGAFLALGGEIGTAEALTILVLAARCADPLLSLSDIGGKLRGARSVLARLDAVLRTEPLPEPPEPVRPERNDLEFDSAVFAHGGRTVLDGLSLSVHEGQRLAVVGPSGAGKSTVLQLLARFHDVASGAVRVGGVDVRAISTEELMSRIAIVFQDVYLFDGTIEENVRLGRPDAEDAEVRAAATAARLDEVIERLPGGWSANVGEGGALLSGGERQRVSIARALLKGAPIVLLDEVTSALDPVNETAVHDGIERLMAGRTVVMVAHRLRTVQRADSVVFLDGGRIVEEGSHDDLVRRGGRYAGFWELQIA from the coding sequence ATGATCCGGATGTTGCTGCGTGTCCTCGGACCGGAATACGCCCCGCCGGTGCGGCGCACCGTGGCACTGATGACGACGACAGCGATCGTCGAGGGCCTGTCGTACGCGCTGCTGGTGCCCTTGCTACGGGCGCTGCTCGGCGGCTCCCCCGGCGACGCCACGCCGTGGCTGATCGCGTTCGGCGCGGCCGTCGCGGTGTTCGCGATCCTGCGGTATCGCGCCGATCTCTCCGGGTTCCGGGTCGGGACGACGTTGCTGCGCGGGATGTACCACCGGCTCGGTGACCATCTCGCCCGGTTGCCGATCGGCTGGTACAGCACGAGCCGGGTCGGTGAGGTTTCGGCGCTGGCCGGACCGGGTGTTTTGCGGGCGATGAGTGTGATCGCGCATCTGCTGGCGCCGTTCCTCTCCGCCTGCGCCACTCCGGTGACGGTCGTGTTCGTGATCTCCGTCTTCGACTGGCGGCTGGGGCTCGCCGCGTTGATCGCCGTCCCGGTGGTGGCGGCGGTCCAGGTCTGGACGGGTCGTTCGACGGCCGCCGCCGACGAGGAGGGCACCGAACGCGGGCATGAGGCCACCGGCCGGGTCATCGAATATCTGCAGGCACAGCCCGTGCTGCGGGCCGGCGGCCGGACAGCGGACCGGTTCAAGCTTCTCGACGACTCCCTGAGAGATCTCCAGAAGGCGAACCACCGGTCCACGCTTTCGGCTCTGCCCGGTGTCGTCGGCCTGACGTTCACGGTGCAGGCGATGTTCACCGTTCTGCTGATACTGGGCGCTTTCCTCGCACTCGGTGGCGAAATCGGGACGGCGGAAGCGCTGACGATCCTCGTGCTGGCCGCGCGCTGCGCGGATCCGCTGCTGTCCCTGTCCGACATCGGCGGCAAACTCCGGGGCGCGCGTTCGGTGCTGGCGAGGCTCGACGCGGTGCTGCGGACCGAACCGCTCCCGGAGCCGCCCGAGCCGGTCCGGCCGGAGCGGAACGACCTGGAGTTCGACTCCGCCGTCTTCGCGCACGGTGGCCGCACGGTGCTCGACGGTCTTTCGCTGTCCGTCCACGAAGGACAGCGGCTCGCCGTCGTCGGACCGTCGGGTGCGGGGAAGAGCACGGTGCTGCAACTGCTCGCGCGGTTCCACGACGTGGCTTCGGGGGCGGTGCGCGTCGGCGGGGTGGACGTCCGCGCGATCAGCACCGAGGAGCTGATGTCGCGGATCGCCATCGTGTTCCAGGACGTCTACCTTTTCGACGGCACGATCGAGGAGAACGTCCGGCTCGGCCGTCCGGACGCCGAGGACGCCGAAGTACGGGCGGCCGCGACGGCGGCGAGGCTGGACGAAGTGATCGAACGGCTGCCCGGCGGCTGGTCCGCGAACGTCGGTGAGGGCGGGGCGCTGCTGTCCGGCGGGGAACGCCAGCGGGTCTCGATCGCGCGGGCGCTGCTGAAGGGCGCGCCCATCGTGCTGCTCGACGAGGTGACGTCCGCACTGGATCCGGTGAACGAAACCGCCGTGCACGACGGGATCGAACGGTTGATGGCGGGCAGGACCGTGGTGATGGTGGCGCACCGGCTGCGGACCGTCCAGCGCGCCGACAGCGTGGTCTTCCTGGACGGCGGCCGGATCGTGGAGGAAGGGAGCCACGACGACCTGGTCCGCCGCGGTGGCCGGTACGCCGGCTTCTGGGAACTGCAAATCGCTTGA
- a CDS encoding glycosyl hydrolase family 95 catalytic domain-containing protein, producing MTDSFAAPSRRNFLRYTGALGAGLAFSGARPFAAHAEVARPESVDLVPEEQATVLWYPTPADERRIIEEGLPIGNGRLGALVGDDVLYLTDASLWTGHLNAELQDDGQFPYARENFGTFNLLATVRIAVGHSGVTGYRRRLDLSNGLVSASYTHDGTRFVREVYASYPDDVVIVRLGRENGSGTYTGTITLDGTHGETTTGGVLKGAFDNGLVYGAVVTATSRTGKVAVEGARVTFRGCAELVIVISGGTNYSPDPATGFRDRGLDPVALATRKARMAAAVPATALRAAHVFDYQKLYRTMQVDLGRSTPEQRALDTWSRLGARAAGPAPDPELEASYLQFGRYLMITGSRDSLPLNLQGLWLHNNTPDWMADYHTDINVQMNYWLADRAGLSRCFDALTDYCLSQLSSWTTQTRRLFNDPRNGFRNSTGKVAGWTTAFSTNIHGGMGWWWHPAGNAWLCNSLWEHYEFTQDRAFLAKIYPMLKGAVEFWEARLITTTVTAPDGTTREVLIDDNDWSPEHGPTDAKGITYAQELVFDLFKHFRHATDVLGRDRGYARTIGGLQDRLYLPEVSPVTGWLQEWMTPSNLGETTHRHLSGLIGFFPGDRVNLDESPAEVIDGVRNQLIARGMDSFGWACAWRSLCWARLKDAERAYRLVLTVMRPSVDHGNGSAPNLFDMYSFGDRAIFQIDANFGAPSAMLEMLLYSRPGVIELLPALPEAWSGSGKVTGIGARGGFVVDLAWRDGKVTSATVRSVGGKTTTVRAGGWRRELRLRPGQSVTVRPTA from the coding sequence ATGACGGACTCTTTCGCCGCACCGTCGCGGCGGAACTTCCTGCGGTACACCGGAGCACTCGGAGCCGGTCTCGCGTTCAGCGGAGCGCGGCCCTTCGCCGCCCACGCCGAGGTCGCCAGGCCCGAGTCGGTGGATCTGGTCCCCGAAGAGCAAGCCACCGTGCTTTGGTATCCCACCCCGGCCGACGAGCGCAGGATCATCGAAGAGGGCCTGCCGATCGGCAACGGCAGGCTCGGCGCGCTGGTCGGCGACGATGTCCTCTATCTGACCGACGCCTCGCTGTGGACCGGCCACCTCAACGCCGAACTCCAGGACGACGGGCAGTTCCCGTACGCGAGGGAGAACTTCGGCACCTTCAACCTGCTCGCCACCGTGCGGATCGCCGTCGGGCATTCGGGGGTGACGGGCTATCGGCGCCGTCTCGACCTCAGCAACGGCCTCGTCTCCGCGAGCTACACCCACGACGGCACCAGGTTCGTCCGCGAGGTGTACGCGAGTTACCCCGATGACGTCGTGATCGTCCGCCTGGGCAGGGAAAACGGGTCCGGGACCTACACCGGGACCATCACCCTCGACGGCACACACGGCGAGACGACGACCGGCGGTGTCCTGAAAGGCGCTTTCGACAACGGACTCGTGTACGGCGCCGTGGTGACGGCGACGAGCCGGACCGGGAAGGTCGCCGTCGAGGGCGCGCGGGTCACCTTCCGCGGCTGCGCCGAACTGGTGATCGTGATCAGCGGCGGGACGAACTACTCACCCGATCCCGCCACCGGTTTCCGTGACCGCGGGCTCGACCCTGTCGCGCTCGCCACCCGGAAGGCCAGGATGGCGGCGGCCGTACCCGCGACGGCGTTGCGGGCGGCACACGTTTTCGACTACCAGAAGCTGTACCGCACCATGCAGGTCGACCTCGGCCGGTCTACGCCCGAGCAGCGCGCCCTCGACACGTGGTCGAGGCTGGGTGCGCGCGCCGCCGGCCCGGCGCCGGACCCGGAACTGGAGGCGAGCTACCTCCAGTTCGGCCGGTACCTGATGATCACCGGCTCGCGCGACAGCCTGCCGCTGAACCTGCAAGGGTTGTGGCTGCACAACAACACACCGGACTGGATGGCGGACTACCACACCGACATCAACGTCCAGATGAACTACTGGCTCGCGGATCGCGCGGGGTTGTCGCGCTGTTTCGACGCGCTCACCGACTATTGCCTCTCGCAGCTGTCATCCTGGACGACGCAGACGCGGCGGCTGTTCAACGATCCGCGTAACGGATTCCGCAACTCGACCGGGAAGGTCGCGGGCTGGACGACGGCGTTCTCCACGAACATCCACGGCGGCATGGGCTGGTGGTGGCATCCGGCAGGCAACGCCTGGCTGTGCAATTCCCTCTGGGAGCACTACGAGTTCACGCAGGACCGGGCCTTCCTGGCGAAGATCTATCCGATGCTCAAGGGAGCTGTCGAGTTCTGGGAAGCGCGGCTGATCACCACCACGGTCACCGCGCCCGACGGCACCACGCGCGAAGTCCTGATCGACGACAACGATTGGTCGCCCGAACACGGCCCGACCGACGCCAAGGGCATCACCTACGCGCAGGAACTCGTCTTCGACCTGTTCAAGCACTTCCGGCACGCCACCGACGTGCTCGGCCGCGATCGCGGGTACGCGCGGACGATCGGCGGCCTGCAGGATCGCCTCTACCTGCCCGAAGTGAGCCCGGTGACCGGATGGCTGCAGGAATGGATGACGCCGTCGAACCTCGGTGAGACCACGCACCGGCACCTTTCCGGACTGATCGGGTTCTTCCCCGGTGACCGCGTCAACCTCGACGAGAGTCCGGCGGAGGTGATCGACGGCGTCCGCAATCAGCTGATCGCCAGGGGCATGGACAGTTTCGGCTGGGCCTGCGCCTGGCGGTCGCTGTGCTGGGCCCGGCTCAAGGACGCCGAACGCGCCTATCGGCTGGTGCTCACGGTGATGAGGCCGTCGGTGGACCACGGCAACGGGAGCGCGCCCAACCTGTTCGACATGTACAGCTTCGGCGACCGCGCGATCTTCCAGATCGACGCCAACTTCGGCGCGCCGTCGGCGATGCTGGAAATGCTGCTGTACTCACGGCCGGGCGTGATCGAACTGCTGCCCGCGCTGCCCGAGGCGTGGTCGGGCAGCGGGAAGGTGACCGGGATCGGGGCGCGGGGCGGTTTCGTCGTGGATCTCGCGTGGCGCGACGGGAAGGTCACCTCGGCGACGGTGCGCAGCGTCGGCGGGAAGACCACGACGGTGCGGGCCGGTGGGTGGCGGCGGGAGCTGCGGCTGCGGCCGGGGCAGTCGGTGACGGTGCGGCCGACCGCCTGA
- a CDS encoding MarR family transcriptional regulator — protein sequence MPDHVDHILSQWAVARPDLDVSPMAVIGRLSRLNRVLDGELRKTFARHDLDRSSFDVLATLRRAGTLTPADLMRSAMITSGAVTQRLDRLEERGLVARAPDETNGRRVLVDLTEKGRELIDRALPDHVDTEHRLLKAVSPVERDELAALLRNLLQSLGDVALED from the coding sequence GTGCCGGATCACGTTGACCATATTCTCAGCCAGTGGGCGGTAGCCCGTCCCGACCTGGACGTCTCCCCGATGGCCGTCATCGGACGGCTGTCCAGGCTGAACCGGGTCCTGGACGGCGAACTGCGGAAGACCTTCGCGCGGCACGACCTCGACAGGTCCTCGTTCGACGTGCTGGCCACCCTGCGCCGGGCGGGCACGCTGACCCCCGCCGACCTGATGCGTTCGGCGATGATCACCTCCGGCGCGGTCACCCAACGGCTCGATCGCCTCGAGGAACGAGGCCTGGTGGCCCGTGCTCCCGACGAGACGAACGGCCGCCGGGTGCTGGTCGACCTGACCGAGAAGGGTCGCGAACTCATCGACCGCGCGCTCCCCGATCACGTCGACACCGAGCATCGGCTCCTGAAGGCGGTCAGCCCGGTGGAACGGGACGAACTGGCCGCCTTGCTGCGAAACCTGTTGCAGTCCTTGGGTGACGTCGCCCTGGAGGACTGA
- a CDS encoding GNAT family N-acetyltransferase, with amino-acid sequence MQIRPTTGEEFDVFVDTLHAAFARFPETPATLWSALEEDRGLFAMSEDGRPVGTAAAYSFELTLPGETVIPVSGVTAVGVLPSHRRRGALSAMMRRQLADFRARGEFLSVLLASEALIYRRFGYGPATYTHRLTVQRHQAAFAVPRTASGSIELLRRSDCGEILEEVYDRYRRARPGALSRPHRWWAEGAGQSPISTAPRYIAVHRDADDVPDGYACYSHTAPSTLTVDEIIAADDAVSTALARFLLEHDLITEVVFKHCPPDHPLRWQLEDFRAGEVSGDTDWLWVRLLDIPRALTARGWFTDGELVLDVEDPALGEHGRYLLTVRGGEATCVPTDREPDLSLDASDLGSIYLGGTLPSKLVRAGRVRAGHPDAGVLADALFRAERSPHCLHWF; translated from the coding sequence ATGCAGATCCGTCCCACGACGGGCGAGGAATTCGACGTCTTCGTCGACACCTTGCACGCCGCGTTCGCACGTTTCCCGGAAACCCCGGCCACGCTCTGGTCGGCACTCGAAGAGGACCGCGGCCTGTTCGCGATGTCCGAGGACGGGCGGCCCGTCGGCACGGCCGCCGCGTACTCCTTCGAGCTCACCCTTCCCGGTGAAACCGTCATTCCGGTCTCGGGAGTGACCGCCGTCGGCGTCCTGCCCTCTCACCGGCGCCGAGGCGCGCTCAGCGCGATGATGCGGCGTCAGCTCGCCGACTTCCGGGCCAGGGGCGAATTCCTTTCCGTGCTGCTGGCCTCGGAGGCGCTGATCTACCGACGGTTCGGCTATGGACCGGCCACCTACACCCACCGGCTGACGGTGCAGCGCCACCAAGCGGCCTTCGCTGTCCCACGGACGGCCTCCGGTTCGATCGAGCTGCTGCGCCGTAGCGACTGCGGCGAGATCCTGGAAGAGGTCTACGACCGGTACCGCCGCGCACGGCCCGGCGCGCTGTCACGTCCGCACCGCTGGTGGGCGGAGGGGGCGGGGCAGTCCCCGATCTCCACGGCGCCGCGCTACATCGCGGTTCACCGCGACGCCGACGATGTCCCGGACGGGTACGCCTGCTATTCGCACACCGCCCCGAGCACCTTGACCGTCGACGAGATCATCGCCGCCGACGACGCCGTCTCCACGGCGCTGGCCCGATTCCTCCTCGAACACGACCTGATCACCGAGGTCGTGTTCAAGCACTGCCCGCCCGACCACCCGCTGCGCTGGCAGCTCGAGGACTTCCGGGCCGGCGAGGTCAGCGGCGACACCGACTGGCTCTGGGTCCGGCTGCTGGACATCCCCCGCGCGCTCACCGCACGCGGCTGGTTCACCGACGGCGAGCTCGTCCTCGACGTCGAAGACCCGGCGCTCGGCGAGCACGGCCGCTACCTGCTGACCGTCCGGGGCGGCGAAGCCACCTGCGTCCCGACGGACCGGGAACCCGACCTGTCACTGGACGCGAGCGACCTCGGCTCGATCTACCTCGGCGGCACCCTCCCGAGCAAGCTCGTCCGCGCGGGACGCGTCCGGGCGGGTCACCCGGACGCCGGAGTGCTCGCCGATGCCCTGTTCCGCGCCGAGCGTTCCCCGCACTGCCTGCACTGGTTCTGA
- a CDS encoding ABC transporter ATP-binding protein, with amino-acid sequence MTTPAPTGLLRPFAGSFAALVVLQVIGAVSGLAPLLAVVELGRALLAPGPVDESRVWTAVLVGAAGLFVRLLLTAASSGIGHLLDGRVQLAFRRLLAERLGRVPLGWFSGRRTGELAKVVGEDVGAVHPFIAHTPGELVSAFVVPLVSLGYLLTIDWRLTLITLIPVVLAVALVPLMMTPSRLREQEEFDQGMAGISNSVVEFVGGIAVVKAFGGAGRAHRSFRTAADDFVATFTRWVRGMAGPAAGMQLALSPPFVLLVILIGGTVLIANGGLAPVDLLPFLVLGLGLTAPVAALGHGFDELQAARRAIGRIREVLGVPPLPEPSNPVAPQGHRVELRGVRFGYEAGREVLRGIDLVLEPGTVTALVGPSGSGKSTLVTLLPRFFDPAQGSILLGGVDLRELGSRELYRHVSFVFQDVRLLRASVADNIALAVPHAGLDEVVRAARLANIHDRILELPHGYETVLQEETGLSGGEAQRISLARALLADTPVLVLDEATAFADPQTELAVRRALTASRADRTILVIAHRLETVVDADTVVMLENGTIAERGKPAELLARKGKFAAFWQSHRTAEPLGEAR; translated from the coding sequence ATGACGACGCCCGCGCCCACCGGTCTGCTGCGCCCGTTCGCCGGGAGTTTCGCCGCTCTCGTCGTCCTCCAGGTCATCGGTGCCGTCTCGGGGTTGGCACCGCTGCTGGCGGTCGTCGAGCTGGGCCGGGCCCTGCTCGCGCCCGGCCCCGTCGACGAGAGCCGCGTCTGGACGGCCGTACTCGTGGGCGCGGCCGGGCTGTTCGTCCGGCTGCTGCTCACGGCCGCGTCGTCCGGTATCGGGCATCTGCTCGACGGCCGGGTCCAGCTCGCCTTCCGCCGTCTGCTGGCCGAACGCCTCGGCCGCGTGCCGCTCGGCTGGTTCTCCGGCCGCCGGACCGGTGAGCTGGCGAAAGTCGTCGGCGAGGACGTCGGCGCCGTACATCCGTTCATCGCCCACACCCCCGGCGAACTCGTGTCCGCCTTCGTCGTCCCGCTGGTGTCGCTGGGCTACCTGCTCACCATCGACTGGCGGCTCACCCTGATCACGCTGATCCCCGTCGTGCTGGCTGTCGCGCTGGTCCCGCTGATGATGACGCCTTCCCGGCTGCGCGAGCAGGAGGAATTCGACCAGGGCATGGCGGGGATCTCGAATTCGGTCGTCGAGTTCGTCGGAGGCATCGCCGTGGTCAAGGCGTTCGGCGGCGCGGGCCGCGCCCATCGCAGCTTCCGCACGGCCGCGGACGACTTCGTCGCCACCTTCACCCGGTGGGTGCGGGGTATGGCCGGACCCGCCGCCGGGATGCAGCTGGCGCTGTCGCCGCCGTTCGTGCTGCTGGTCATCCTGATCGGCGGCACGGTCCTGATCGCGAACGGCGGACTGGCCCCGGTCGATCTCCTGCCCTTCCTGGTACTCGGGCTGGGGCTGACGGCGCCGGTGGCGGCACTCGGCCACGGTTTCGACGAACTGCAGGCCGCCCGGCGCGCGATCGGCCGGATCCGCGAGGTGCTCGGGGTGCCGCCGCTGCCGGAGCCGTCGAATCCCGTCGCGCCCCAGGGACATCGCGTGGAATTGCGCGGCGTGCGCTTCGGCTACGAAGCCGGTCGCGAAGTCCTGCGCGGGATCGACCTGGTGCTCGAACCGGGGACGGTCACCGCCCTCGTCGGGCCGTCGGGCAGCGGAAAGTCCACTTTGGTCACTCTGCTGCCGCGGTTCTTCGACCCGGCGCAAGGATCGATCCTGCTGGGCGGCGTCGATCTGCGCGAACTCGGCAGCCGGGAGCTGTACCGCCACGTCTCCTTCGTCTTCCAGGACGTCCGCCTGCTGCGTGCGTCGGTCGCGGACAACATCGCGCTGGCCGTCCCGCACGCCGGTCTCGACGAGGTCGTGCGCGCCGCCCGGCTGGCGAACATCCACGACCGGATCCTCGAACTGCCGCACGGCTACGAAACCGTGCTCCAGGAGGAAACCGGCCTTTCGGGTGGCGAGGCCCAGCGGATCTCGCTGGCCCGCGCGCTGCTCGCCGACACACCTGTCCTGGTGCTCGACGAGGCCACCGCCTTCGCCGACCCTCAGACCGAACTGGCCGTGCGCCGGGCACTGACGGCGTCGCGCGCCGATCGGACGATCCTGGTCATCGCCCATCGCCTGGAAACGGTCGTCGACGCCGACACCGTCGTGATGCTGGAGAACGGCACGATCGCCGAACGCGGCAAGCCCGCGGAACTGCTGGCACGCAAGGGAAAATTCGCCGCCTTCTGGCAGTCCCACCGGACGGCCGAACCACTGGGGGAAGCTCGATGA
- a CDS encoding alpha/beta hydrolase produces MDPELEAFIALFPPAQLDDPLAERATFAKLATSIPQPDTSAMTVEDRTVPGDPDVAIRIYRPHEAHGALVWLHGGGWVMGNLDTEHPWAARLAEASGAVVVSVNYRLAPENPFPAALDDVYTVLNWAAENATELGVTPDRIAIGGHSAGGGLAAATALRARDEQGPRIRFQLLNQPGLDDRLETWSARNFTDTPWINRAKVAAMWRYYLGGQPAPSYYAAPSRATDLTGLPPAYLGTAEFCPNRDENIDYAVRLLQSGVSVELHQWPGTFHGSQAILSAEVSRRQIAELGAALSRALAD; encoded by the coding sequence ATGGATCCCGAACTGGAAGCCTTCATCGCCCTGTTCCCCCCGGCGCAGCTCGACGACCCGCTCGCCGAACGCGCGACCTTCGCCAAGCTCGCCACCTCGATTCCGCAGCCGGACACCTCCGCCATGACGGTCGAGGACCGGACGGTGCCCGGCGACCCGGACGTCGCGATCCGGATCTACCGCCCGCACGAGGCGCACGGCGCCCTCGTCTGGCTGCACGGCGGCGGGTGGGTCATGGGCAACCTGGACACCGAACACCCGTGGGCCGCCCGGCTCGCCGAGGCCTCCGGCGCGGTGGTGGTCTCGGTGAACTACCGCCTTGCTCCCGAAAACCCGTTCCCCGCCGCACTCGACGACGTCTACACGGTGCTGAACTGGGCGGCGGAGAACGCGACGGAACTCGGCGTCACCCCGGACCGGATCGCGATCGGCGGGCACAGCGCGGGTGGGGGTCTCGCGGCGGCCACGGCGTTGCGAGCCCGCGACGAACAGGGTCCGCGGATCCGGTTCCAGCTGCTCAACCAGCCGGGACTCGACGACCGGCTGGAAACCTGGTCGGCGCGGAACTTCACCGACACACCATGGATCAACCGCGCCAAGGTCGCCGCGATGTGGCGCTACTACCTGGGCGGACAGCCCGCCCCTTCGTACTACGCCGCGCCTTCGCGGGCCACCGACCTCACCGGCCTGCCGCCCGCCTACCTGGGCACCGCCGAGTTCTGCCCGAACCGCGACGAGAACATCGACTACGCGGTCCGCCTGCTGCAGTCCGGGGTCTCGGTCGAGCTGCACCAGTGGCCCGGCACCTTCCACGGATCGCAGGCGATCCTGTCCGCCGAGGTGTCGCGCCGTCAGATCGCCGAACTGGGCGCCGCCCTGTCGCGCGCGCTGGCCGACTGA
- a CDS encoding MFS transporter, producing the protein MVTRTESAHSTLKGWAGVAAITASLFVFLTTELMPVGLLTPVSSSLGISVGVAGLMVTLYGVSAGLGVPFIVAWTRRINRRVLLSTLLAILAVGNLITALAPSYPLVLATRLVMGFANGAFWAIGVGMAMRIVPDRHANRAAAVVMSGISVATVLGMPLGTILESLTGWQTTFLIWSGLSVLVFLAVVVLVPSLPSANAVSVREVFGLPRVNARLRSVLITVVLFVLGHFGVYTFIRPFLEGTSSASPTFITVCLIVFGAGGAAGNFIAGYFVARNVLASFTVGAVALVASLVLLLLVGHGRVGVMIALVLWGLSYGIVQLSQLTMTQRSAPDTFEAAMSLNTLAYNTSIALGALFAGLLADNAGITSVVWFGVVLTAASLLFTVGTRRATS; encoded by the coding sequence ATGGTCACCCGAACCGAAAGTGCGCATTCGACCCTGAAGGGCTGGGCGGGGGTCGCCGCGATCACCGCCAGCCTGTTCGTCTTCCTCACCACCGAATTGATGCCCGTCGGCCTGCTCACGCCGGTGAGCTCCAGCCTGGGCATCTCGGTGGGTGTCGCCGGCCTGATGGTCACGCTCTACGGCGTCTCGGCCGGGCTGGGCGTGCCGTTCATCGTCGCGTGGACCCGGCGGATCAACCGGCGCGTCCTGCTCTCCACCTTGCTCGCGATCCTGGCCGTGGGCAACCTGATCACCGCGCTCGCCCCGAGTTATCCGCTGGTACTGGCGACCCGGCTCGTCATGGGCTTCGCCAACGGGGCGTTCTGGGCCATCGGGGTGGGCATGGCGATGCGCATCGTCCCGGACCGCCACGCGAACCGGGCGGCGGCGGTCGTGATGTCGGGGATCTCGGTCGCCACGGTGCTGGGCATGCCACTGGGCACCATCCTGGAGAGCCTCACCGGCTGGCAGACCACGTTCCTGATCTGGAGCGGGCTCAGCGTCCTGGTGTTTCTCGCTGTCGTCGTCCTGGTCCCGTCCTTGCCGTCGGCGAACGCGGTTTCGGTACGGGAGGTCTTCGGCCTGCCGCGGGTGAACGCGCGCCTGCGCTCGGTCTTGATCACCGTGGTCCTGTTCGTCCTCGGGCATTTCGGTGTCTACACCTTCATCCGCCCGTTCCTGGAAGGCACTTCTTCGGCGTCGCCCACCTTCATCACGGTGTGCCTGATCGTCTTCGGTGCGGGAGGAGCGGCGGGGAACTTCATCGCCGGATATTTCGTGGCGAGGAACGTGCTGGCGAGTTTCACGGTGGGCGCGGTCGCGCTCGTGGCGTCGCTGGTGCTGCTGCTCCTCGTCGGTCACGGGCGGGTGGGGGTGATGATCGCGCTGGTGCTCTGGGGTCTGTCCTACGGCATCGTGCAGTTGAGCCAGCTCACCATGACCCAGCGGTCCGCGCCCGACACGTTCGAGGCCGCGATGTCGCTCAACACCTTGGCGTACAACACTTCCATCGCCCTGGGCGCGTTGTTCGCCGGACTGCTGGCGGACAACGCGGGCATCACCAGTGTGGTGTGGTTCGGCGTGGTGCTGACAGCGGCCTCACTGCTCTTCACGGTCGGCACCCGCCGGGCCACGTCCTAG